Proteins encoded within one genomic window of Gloeobacter kilaueensis JS1:
- a CDS encoding NADP-dependent oxidoreductase has translation MRAIRVHRYGESDVLQLETVAPPEPQPNEVLIRVQAAGVNPFDWKIRSGMVKEVLPMPLPYTPGMDVAGIVEAVGTDVKAFQVGQSVYGELKMGAYAEFATASPDTIALKPRTLDFVQAASVPMVSMTAYQALFNHGDLKPGQTVLIHAASGGVGMFAVQFAKWRGAYVIGTASAANADFVRSLGANQVIDYRATPFEQVAQNVDVVLDTLGGDTQTRSYAVLKPGGILISTSAPPDTQEAQRRGVRAKMISMEASASLLEQIASLIDSGQVKTDIAQTFPLSQARQAQELSQKGHVRGKIVLQMSALGSALSQ, from the coding sequence ATGCGAGCGATTCGCGTTCATCGATATGGTGAGTCAGACGTGCTGCAACTAGAAACGGTTGCCCCGCCTGAACCTCAACCGAATGAAGTCCTGATCCGAGTTCAGGCTGCTGGGGTCAATCCATTCGATTGGAAAATCCGATCAGGCATGGTGAAAGAGGTTTTGCCCATGCCGCTACCATACACGCCCGGTATGGATGTTGCGGGCATTGTGGAAGCGGTTGGCACGGATGTCAAGGCGTTCCAGGTTGGTCAATCTGTGTACGGTGAACTCAAGATGGGAGCGTATGCTGAGTTCGCGACCGCTTCACCCGATACAATCGCGCTCAAACCTCGAACGCTCGATTTTGTGCAGGCAGCATCAGTGCCGATGGTCAGTATGACTGCCTATCAAGCCCTGTTTAATCATGGCGATCTCAAGCCAGGTCAAACCGTTTTGATCCACGCGGCATCGGGTGGTGTCGGCATGTTCGCTGTGCAGTTTGCAAAGTGGAGAGGAGCATATGTGATTGGAACTGCTTCAGCCGCGAATGCAGATTTTGTGCGATCGCTCGGTGCGAATCAAGTGATTGACTATCGCGCCACCCCGTTTGAACAAGTAGCGCAGAATGTGGATGTCGTTCTAGATACGTTAGGTGGCGACACTCAAACGCGGTCTTATGCAGTGCTGAAGCCAGGTGGCATTCTCATCTCAACTTCCGCCCCCCCTGATACTCAAGAAGCACAAAGACGAGGTGTGCGCGCCAAGATGATCAGTATGGAAGCCTCTGCCTCGCTGTTGGAGCAGATAGCAAGTTTAATTGATTCCGGACAGGTGAAGACCGATATCGCTCAAACCTTCCCCTTGTCCCAAGCCCGTCAGGCTCAGGAACTCAGTCAGAAGGGGCATGTTCGGGGCAAAATCGTATTGCAAATGAGTGCGTTAGGAAGCGCGTTAAGTCAGTGA
- a CDS encoding amidohydrolase family protein yields the protein MEGKIALEEHFSTELNNRYWDAKGEEGRNGRAYAQDIERRLLDPELCIAEMDRSGIELCIMSLTSPGVQGVIEPKQATELARSANNYAHSFIQKYPGRFASFAAVAMQNPEGAADELERAVSELGLKGALINGYSNIGPDEHVQYLDEEPARVFWERVSRLNVPVYLHPREPLPSQTRAIKGYPELVGSAWAFAYETASHAIRLMLSGLFDEYPNLQVILGHLGEGLPFMLPRMQHRLDEQRDGEKGSKAKRRASYYFGNNFWITTSGHFHSKPFLEAIEQMGEDRVLFSVDYPYEQMDMGGRWFDDMRLENVTKLKVGRENANKLFSLNLSPLSEQVAAGFGS from the coding sequence ATGGAAGGCAAGATTGCGCTCGAAGAACACTTTTCTACAGAGTTGAACAACAGGTACTGGGATGCGAAGGGTGAAGAAGGTCGAAATGGCCGCGCCTATGCTCAGGACATCGAACGTCGCCTGCTCGATCCTGAACTTTGCATTGCCGAGATGGACCGCTCCGGCATCGAGCTTTGCATCATGTCACTCACCTCGCCCGGCGTGCAGGGGGTGATCGAGCCGAAACAAGCCACTGAGCTGGCGCGGTCTGCAAACAACTATGCGCACTCCTTCATTCAGAAATACCCTGGGCGGTTCGCCTCCTTCGCAGCGGTGGCCATGCAGAACCCGGAGGGTGCAGCAGACGAACTGGAGCGGGCTGTGAGCGAACTAGGACTCAAAGGGGCTTTGATCAACGGTTACTCAAACATCGGCCCTGACGAACACGTCCAGTATCTAGACGAGGAGCCAGCACGGGTGTTCTGGGAGCGCGTCTCCCGCCTCAACGTTCCAGTGTACCTGCATCCGCGCGAACCATTGCCCAGTCAGACCCGTGCGATCAAGGGCTACCCCGAATTGGTCGGCTCCGCCTGGGCTTTCGCTTACGAGACCGCCAGCCATGCCATTCGCCTGATGCTGAGTGGGCTCTTCGACGAGTACCCTAATTTGCAAGTGATCCTGGGTCACCTGGGAGAAGGTCTCCCCTTCATGCTGCCGCGCATGCAGCATCGCCTCGACGAGCAGCGCGACGGAGAAAAAGGCTCCAAGGCGAAGCGGCGGGCCAGCTACTACTTTGGCAACAATTTCTGGATTACCACAAGCGGACACTTCCACAGCAAGCCGTTTTTGGAAGCCATTGAGCAGATGGGCGAGGACCGGGTACTGTTCTCTGTGGATTACCCTTATGAGCAGATGGACATGGGTGGGCGTTGGTTCGACGACATGCGGCTTGAGAACGTCACAAAGCTGAAGGTCGGTCGTGAAAATGCGAACAAGCTGTTCTCTTTGAACCTGAGTCCGCTCTCCGAACAGGTAGCGGCTGGCTTTGGCTCTTGA
- a CDS encoding nuclear transport factor 2 family protein: MSNSNVEIVQELLKGATQPEVVNRFVAPDATYVSLTFDNPDLKKLMPWAGTHKNGGPAGVLKVFQELNTFWTIEDLEVHDAFGEGENVALFGTFTTHSVKLDKKFTSPFVFFAKVNNGLVTYMQYMEDTFGTGSTFRSGGTWKFQSNPVGGEVEV; the protein is encoded by the coding sequence ATGTCAAACAGCAACGTTGAAATCGTGCAGGAACTCCTCAAAGGAGCCACCCAGCCTGAGGTCGTCAATCGGTTTGTCGCCCCTGATGCTACCTACGTATCGCTCACCTTTGATAATCCCGACCTGAAAAAGCTCATGCCCTGGGCGGGTACCCATAAAAATGGTGGTCCAGCCGGCGTCCTCAAAGTTTTCCAAGAACTCAACACCTTTTGGACGATCGAAGACTTGGAGGTGCATGATGCCTTTGGCGAGGGCGAGAACGTAGCGCTCTTCGGCACCTTTACCACCCACTCTGTGAAACTTGACAAGAAGTTTACCTCTCCTTTTGTCTTCTTTGCAAAGGTCAATAATGGCCTGGTCACCTATATGCAGTACATGGAGGATACCTTTGGCACTGGTTCGACCTTCCGCTCAGGTGGTACTTGGAAGTTCCAGAGTAATCCTGTCGGTGGAGAGGTCGAGGTCTAA
- a CDS encoding aldehyde dehydrogenase family protein translates to MTVTTGKKSPAPNIEPGKPALNWIDGEWIDSEKHTDSVDPATGNVIGTYADGGRDEAFQGINAAVRAFRELDWKENRALRARVLNQIADRFEARRDELIAILSLENGKVHNEAAFEVDMIPSKFRYWASVVLTNYGRAMEVQPGHLSVVTRSAIGVAGIVAPFNSPLVLTVRSLAPALAAGVTTVLKLPGNTAQINYLFSKTLAEAADLPKGVINVFSESRGRGGSSFLMESKDVRVISFTGSTKTGKAISATGAATLKLFQTELGGKTPMIIFDDADLEVAAPKVEKALTTFAGQFCMTGSRLLVQRAVADRFRTLISQRLEKVKTGPASDPSSDMGPLIDKSNVSRVDKMVEEAIAAGAKVLVRGGPITEGPLASGAFYRPTLLEVSDPKMTIVQEEVFGPVLTMQIFDTEAEAVQLANDSEYGLAASIWTRDIDRPLRVAREIDAGTIWINDWAVIWDEFEEGGFKSSGNGRLNGLAAMDEFLEYKHIAFNSGTLPGTGISTH, encoded by the coding sequence ATGACAGTAACGACAGGGAAGAAATCCCCAGCACCAAACATTGAACCAGGAAAACCCGCACTGAATTGGATTGACGGCGAGTGGATCGATTCAGAAAAGCATACTGATAGCGTCGATCCAGCGACAGGCAATGTGATTGGAACGTATGCAGATGGTGGACGCGACGAGGCATTTCAAGGGATTAATGCTGCGGTGCGGGCGTTTCGGGAATTAGACTGGAAGGAGAATCGGGCACTTCGAGCGCGAGTGCTGAATCAAATTGCCGATCGCTTTGAAGCCAGGAGAGATGAACTGATCGCGATTCTCTCGCTTGAAAACGGCAAAGTCCATAACGAGGCAGCATTTGAAGTAGATATGATTCCCAGCAAATTTCGATACTGGGCATCTGTTGTGCTGACGAATTACGGACGGGCGATGGAAGTCCAACCGGGCCATCTTTCGGTCGTGACTCGATCGGCGATCGGAGTTGCTGGAATCGTCGCACCGTTTAACTCGCCGCTTGTCCTGACTGTGCGTTCTCTCGCACCTGCTCTTGCTGCTGGTGTTACAACCGTTCTTAAACTTCCGGGTAATACAGCACAGATTAACTATCTGTTTAGTAAAACGCTCGCTGAAGCTGCCGATTTACCGAAGGGCGTGATCAATGTCTTCAGTGAAAGCAGAGGCAGAGGTGGATCATCTTTTCTGATGGAGTCAAAGGATGTTCGAGTGATTAGCTTTACAGGAAGCACAAAGACCGGAAAAGCAATTTCGGCGACAGGGGCAGCGACACTCAAGCTATTTCAAACTGAACTCGGTGGTAAGACCCCGATGATTATCTTTGATGATGCTGATCTTGAAGTGGCTGCACCCAAAGTTGAGAAGGCACTGACGACCTTCGCGGGTCAGTTCTGCATGACAGGTTCTCGCTTGCTAGTGCAGCGTGCTGTTGCCGATCGATTTCGCACGCTAATCAGCCAGCGACTGGAGAAGGTCAAAACAGGGCCTGCATCTGATCCGTCCAGCGATATGGGGCCTCTGATCGATAAGTCGAATGTCTCCCGTGTTGACAAGATGGTGGAAGAAGCGATTGCAGCGGGTGCGAAGGTGCTGGTCCGAGGAGGCCCAATTACTGAAGGTCCACTCGCTAGTGGCGCATTCTACCGTCCGACCTTACTTGAAGTCAGCGATCCAAAAATGACGATCGTGCAAGAAGAGGTCTTTGGACCAGTTCTCACCATGCAGATCTTCGATACTGAGGCAGAAGCGGTGCAGCTTGCAAATGATAGTGAGTATGGCCTGGCTGCGAGCATCTGGACGCGGGATATTGACCGTCCACTGCGCGTTGCTCGTGAGATCGATGCAGGCACGATCTGGATCAACGATTGGGCGGTTATTTGGGACGAATTTGAAGAAGGTGGATTCAAGAGTAGCGGCAACGGCAGATTGAATGGTCTGGCGGCTATGGACGAATTTTTAGAGTACAAACACATCGCTTTCAACTCAGGCACGCTCCCTGGTACGGGCATTTCTACTCACTAG
- a CDS encoding YybH family protein — MSEEFKSLLQTYQRGLNEAKLDLIRSAFTDDAMVIGQAFPTTTGIEAILALYTDFFSKLDFNVQFNLLEQEVSGDLGYIRTHSNGTITPKGQKTADGESNREIFVLKRIQGTWKFHRYIFNVEVAEER; from the coding sequence ATGAGTGAAGAATTCAAGAGCCTGCTCCAGACATATCAACGCGGCCTGAATGAGGCCAAGCTTGACCTCATTCGGAGCGCCTTTACAGACGATGCGATGGTCATTGGCCAGGCGTTCCCCACGACTACCGGCATCGAGGCGATCCTCGCGCTCTACACCGACTTCTTCTCGAAGCTCGACTTCAACGTTCAGTTCAACCTGCTGGAGCAAGAGGTGAGCGGCGATCTCGGTTACATTCGCACCCACTCTAACGGCACTATCACGCCCAAAGGACAGAAGACGGCGGACGGCGAGAGCAACCGCGAAATCTTCGTCCTCAAGAGGATTCAGGGCACCTGGAAGTTCCACCGTTACATCTTTAATGTTGAAGTTGCCGAAGAGCGCTGA
- a CDS encoding nuclear transport factor 2 family protein: MSESNDLTAIERFIIFEQLNLHQRYIDKGWGREQAAFYNRLYWPEARFYVNDLRTSTFEGPDGMKQMFDYAHSVFPLDKWFHSMGPFEISGSGNRAEAHWRWTVSWRAEHVGTVSTGTYDDIFERRDGIWKCLERTSRTDPNWPTDLFQQFVDAADTTFKAS, translated from the coding sequence ATGTCAGAGAGCAACGATCTCACGGCGATTGAACGCTTTATCATCTTCGAGCAACTCAACCTGCATCAGCGATATATCGACAAGGGATGGGGGCGCGAGCAGGCCGCTTTCTATAACCGCCTTTACTGGCCTGAGGCCAGGTTCTACGTCAACGATCTGCGCACTTCGACCTTCGAGGGTCCTGACGGCATGAAGCAGATGTTCGACTACGCGCACAGCGTCTTCCCGCTGGACAAGTGGTTCCACTCTATGGGCCCGTTCGAAATTTCTGGCTCGGGTAATCGGGCCGAAGCGCACTGGCGATGGACAGTGTCCTGGCGAGCCGAGCACGTCGGAACTGTGTCCACTGGTACTTACGACGACATCTTTGAGCGCCGCGATGGCATCTGGAAGTGCCTGGAGCGCACCTCCAGGACCGATCCCAATTGGCCGACAGACCTGTTCCAGCAATTTGTCGATGCGGCGGACACCACTTTTAAAGCGTCCTGA